The Rana temporaria chromosome 13, aRanTem1.1, whole genome shotgun sequence genome has a window encoding:
- the LOC120920095 gene encoding olfactory receptor 1019-like, producing the protein MEVVNQTSSDRFILIGLSNVPHLQVIFFLVFLLMYIITLSGNLLLIIVVRINPKLQTPMYFFLGNLSIVDIFFSTTIVPKLLINTLSVDKSISLLGCALQMFFAIALGATECIILAVMAYDRFVAICRPLHYSTIMNKTVCVSLAAGSWGICLLNATVHVVFTFQLPYCKSHHVNHFFCEMPPFFRMSCRDTRFNEMLMYILAGLLVMCSFCLTLISYINIISTILKIRSSHGRHKAFSTCASHLTVVSLYYGTIMFMYLRPRSTYSAEIDKTVSIFYTAVTPMLNPIIYSMRNKDVKGTITKSKQEIKISNVRG; encoded by the coding sequence ATGGAAGTAGTCAACCAAACGTCTTCAGACAGGTTCATCCTCATCGGACTATCTAATGTCCCGCACCTCCAAGTGATatttttccttgtgttccttctgATGTACATAATCACTCTGTCAGGAAATCTTTTACTGATCATTGTGGTGAGGATCAACCCAAAGCTACAGACCCCCATGTACTTCTTCCTGGGTAACCTCTCCATTGTGGACATCTTTTTCTCCACCACCATCGTTCCCAAACTCCTCATAAACACTCTGTCCGTAGATAAAAGCATCTCCTTGTTGGGGTGTGCATTACAGATGTTCTTTGCTATAGCTTTAGGAGCAACGGAGTGTATTATACTTGCCGTCATGGCGTATGACAGGTTTGTTGCCATCTGCAGACCTTTGCACTACAGCACCATCATGAACAAGACAGTGTGCGTAAGTTTAGCAGCAGGATCATGGGGTATTTGCCTCCTAAATGCTACAGTCCATGTTGTCTTTACCTTCCAACTCCCCTACTGCAAGTCCCACCACGTCAACCACTTCTTCTGTGAGATGCCGCCTTTTTTTCGAATGTCTTGCCGAGACACTCGCTTCAATGAGATGCTGATGTATATTCTAGCAGGTCTCTTAGTCATGTGTTCTTTCTGCTTGACTCTAATTTCATACATTAACATCATCTCCACCATCTTGAAGATCCGTTCCTCCCATGGAAGACACAAAGCTTTCTCCACATGTGCTTCTCACCTGACTGTGGTGAGTCTCTACTATGGGACCATCATGTTTATGTATCTGAGACCCCGCTCTACTTATTCTGCAGAAATAGACAAAACTGTGTCCATTTTCTATACAGCCGTGACACCGATGTTGAACCCCATCATCTACAGTATGAGGAACAAGGATGTCAAAGGAACAATCACAAAAAGCAAACAAGAAATAAAGATCTCTAATGTAAGAGGCTGA
- the LOC120920730 gene encoding olfactory receptor 1009-like isoform X2 → MEEINRTSQETFILLGLGSDVPYLQSPCVLVFLLMYIITLSGNLLLIIVVRINPKLQTPMYFFLSNLSIIDIFFSTSVVPKLLTNTLAIDKSISLLGCALQMYFSLSLGATECVILAVMAYDRFAAICRPLHYNIIMNKTLCFSLAAGSWSFCFLISAIHVVLTFRLPYCKSHHVNHFFCEMPPFFLMSCRDTWFNEMLMYIGAGIIIMCSFCLTLISYIHIISTIMKIRSSHGRHKAFSTCASHLTVVSLYYGTLMFMYMRPPSKYSAEIDKTVSILYTAVTPMLNPIIYSMRNKEVKGTIKKRNQEIKISNGKG, encoded by the exons ATGGAAGAAATCAACCGAACATCTCAAGAAACTTTCATCCTCCTCGGACTTGGATCCGATGTCCCATACCTACAA TCCCCTTGCG tccttgtgttccttctgATGTACATAATCACATTGTCAGGAAATCTTCTACTGATCATTGTGGTGAGGATCAACCCAAAGCTACAGACCCCCATGTACTTCTTCCTAAGTAATCTCTCAATTATTGACATCTTTTTCTCGACTTCCGTCGTTCCCAAACTTCTCACAAACACGCTGGCCATAGATAAAAGTATCTCCTTGTTGGGATGTGCATTACAGATGTACTTCAGTTTATCTTTAGGAGCGACAGAGTGCGTTATACTAGCCGTCATGGCGTATGACAGGTTTGCTGCCATCTGTAGACCATTGCACTACAACATCATCATGAACAAGACACTGTGTTTCAGTTTAGCAGCTGGATCGTGGAGTTTTTGCTTCCTAATCTCAGCCATCCATGTTGTCCTCACCTTCCGACTCCCCTACTGCAAGTCCCACCACGTCAACCACTTCTTCTGTGAGATGCCTCCTTTCTTTCTAATGTCTTGCCGAGATACTTGGTTCAATGAGATGCTGATGTATATTGGAGCAGGTATTATCATCATGTGTTCTTTCTGCTTGACTCTAATTTCATACatccacatcatctccaccatcaTGAAGATCCGTTCCTCCCATGGAAGACACAAAGCTTTCTCCACATGTGCTTCTCACCTGACTGTGGTGAGTCTCTACTATGGGACCCTCATGTTTATGTATATGAGACCCCCCTCTAAATATTCTGCAGAAATAGACAAAACTGTGTCCATTCTCTATACAGCCGTGACACCGATGTTGAACCCCATCATCTACAGTATGAGGAACAAGGAAGTCAAAGGAACaatcaaaaaaagaaatcaagaaaTAAAGATCTCCAATGGAAAAGGCTAA
- the LOC120920730 gene encoding olfactory receptor 1009-like isoform X1 gives MEEINRTSQETFILLGLGSDVPYLQVIYFLVFLLMYIITLSGNLLLIIVVRINPKLQTPMYFFLSNLSIIDIFFSTSVVPKLLTNTLAIDKSISLLGCALQMYFSLSLGATECVILAVMAYDRFAAICRPLHYNIIMNKTLCFSLAAGSWSFCFLISAIHVVLTFRLPYCKSHHVNHFFCEMPPFFLMSCRDTWFNEMLMYIGAGIIIMCSFCLTLISYIHIISTIMKIRSSHGRHKAFSTCASHLTVVSLYYGTLMFMYMRPPSKYSAEIDKTVSILYTAVTPMLNPIIYSMRNKEVKGTIKKRNQEIKISNGKG, from the exons ATGGAAGAAATCAACCGAACATCTCAAGAAACTTTCATCCTCCTCGGACTTGGATCCGATGTCCCATACCTACAAG TTATctatttccttgtgttccttctgATGTACATAATCACATTGTCAGGAAATCTTCTACTGATCATTGTGGTGAGGATCAACCCAAAGCTACAGACCCCCATGTACTTCTTCCTAAGTAATCTCTCAATTATTGACATCTTTTTCTCGACTTCCGTCGTTCCCAAACTTCTCACAAACACGCTGGCCATAGATAAAAGTATCTCCTTGTTGGGATGTGCATTACAGATGTACTTCAGTTTATCTTTAGGAGCGACAGAGTGCGTTATACTAGCCGTCATGGCGTATGACAGGTTTGCTGCCATCTGTAGACCATTGCACTACAACATCATCATGAACAAGACACTGTGTTTCAGTTTAGCAGCTGGATCGTGGAGTTTTTGCTTCCTAATCTCAGCCATCCATGTTGTCCTCACCTTCCGACTCCCCTACTGCAAGTCCCACCACGTCAACCACTTCTTCTGTGAGATGCCTCCTTTCTTTCTAATGTCTTGCCGAGATACTTGGTTCAATGAGATGCTGATGTATATTGGAGCAGGTATTATCATCATGTGTTCTTTCTGCTTGACTCTAATTTCATACatccacatcatctccaccatcaTGAAGATCCGTTCCTCCCATGGAAGACACAAAGCTTTCTCCACATGTGCTTCTCACCTGACTGTGGTGAGTCTCTACTATGGGACCCTCATGTTTATGTATATGAGACCCCCCTCTAAATATTCTGCAGAAATAGACAAAACTGTGTCCATTCTCTATACAGCCGTGACACCGATGTTGAACCCCATCATCTACAGTATGAGGAACAAGGAAGTCAAAGGAACaatcaaaaaaagaaatcaagaaaTAAAGATCTCCAATGGAAAAGGCTAA